The Megalobrama amblycephala isolate DHTTF-2021 linkage group LG20, ASM1881202v1, whole genome shotgun sequence genome includes a window with the following:
- the pde6c gene encoding cone cGMP-specific 3',5'-cyclic phosphodiesterase subunit alpha' isoform X2, whose product MYNVESRRSQVLLWSASKVFEELTDIERQFHKALYTVRTYLQCERYSVGLLDMTKEKEFYDEWPIKLGDVEPYKGPKTPDGREIIFYKIIDYLLESKEEIKVIPTPPVDHWALVSGLPTYVAENGFICNMMNVAADDYFTFQKEAVDESGFVIKNVLSLPIVNKKEEIVGIATFFNRKDGKPFDEQDEQITEALTQFLGWSVLNCDTYDKLNRMEWKKDIAQEMVMYQTKATPAEVQQILNTKEKFDQNPEDCDQKEMYKLLRATIPEAKDVDLLEFSFSDFPLSEVDLIKCGIRCFFELGVVEKFKVPAEVLTRWMYTVRKGYRDITYHNWRHGFNVGQTMFCLLQTGKLRRYYTDLDAFAMVAAAFCHDIDHRGTNNLYQTKSGSPLAKLHGSSILERHHLEYSKTLMAEENVNIFQSLQKRQFETVQHLHDVCIIATDLALYFKKRTMFQKIVDATEPMSDEKEAVAYVANNPIRKEIIMAMMMTGCDLSAITKPWEVQSKVALMVAAEFWEQGDLERTVLDQQPIPMMDRNKSDELPKMQCGFIDFVCSFVYKEFSRFHKEITPMFDGLNNNRVHWKELADIYQAKVDALENERKRLEEEQAKKAGGEDGGEGGKSKTCTIF is encoded by the exons ATGTATAATGTGGAGTCTAGAAGAAGCCAG GTTCTTCTATGGTCTGCGAGCAAAGTGTTTGAAGAGTTGACAGACATTGAGCGACAGTTTCACAAGGCCCTGTACACCGTCAGGACCTACCTCCAGTGTGAGAGGTACTCTGTCGGCCTCCTGGACATGACCAAAGAAAAG GAGTTCTACGATGAGTGGCCGATTAAATTGGGAGATGTGGAGCCATACAAAGGCCCGAAGACACCTGATGGCAGG GAAATCATCTTCTACAAGATCATTGATTATCTGCTAGAAAGCAAAGAAGAGATCAAAGTCATACC GACCCCTCCTGTTGACCACTGGGCACTTGTTAGCGGCCTCCCCACCTACGTGGCTGAAAATGGCTTT ATTTGTAACATGATGAATGTTGCTGCTGATGATTACTTCACATTCCAG AAAGAAGCTGTGGACGAGTCGGGTTTCGTCATCAAAAACGTCCTGTCCCTTCCCATTGTGAACAAGAAAGAGGAGATTGTGGGAATTGCCACTTTCTTCAATCGAAAAGACGGCAAGCCATTCGACGAGcaggatgaacaaattactGAA GCTCTAACACAGTTCTTAGGATGGTCTGTACTGAATTGTGACACATATGACAAACTGAACCGGATGGAGTGGAAAAAAGATATTGCACAGGAAATGGTCATGTATCAGACCAAAGCCACTCCAGCTGAAGTCCAACAGATTCTG AACACCAAGGAGAAGTTTGACCAAAACCCTGAGGACTGCGATCAGAAAGAAATGTACAAACTCTTG AGAGCCACCATTCCAGAAGCCAAAGACGTTGATCTGCTAGAATTTAGTTTTAGTGACTTTCCTCTCTCTGAGGTTGACCTTATCAAATGTGGCATTCGCTGTTTCTTTGAACTCGGAGTGGTGGAGAAGTTTAAAGTGCCAGCAGAG GTCCTGACTAGATGGATGTACACCGTACGAAAGGGCTACAGAGATATCACTTACCATAACTGGAGGCATGGGTTTAATGTGGGCCAGACCATGTTCTGTCTTCTGCAA ACCGGAAAGCTGAGAAGATACTACACAGACCTTGATGCCTTTGCGATGGTAGCGGCTGCATTCTGTCACGATATTGACCACAGGGGTACCAACAATCTCTACCAGACAAA GAGCGGATCGCCTCTGGCGAAGCTTCATGGATCCTCCATCTTGGAAAGGCACCATCTTGAATACAGCAAGACACTGATGGCAGAAGAG AATGTTAATATTTTCCAAAGTCTGCAGAAACGCCAGTTTGAGACTGTCCAGCACTTGCATGATGTCTGCATCATTGCGACTGACCTGGCCTTGTATTTCAA AAAAAGGACCATGTTCCAGAAGATTGTTGATGCCACCGAACCAATGAGTGATGAGAAGGAAGCGGTCGCCTATGTGGCCAACAATCCCATTAGGAAGGAAATCATTAT GGCAATGATGATGACCGGTTGCGACTTGTCTGCCATTACCAAACCATGGGAAGTCCAGAGCAAA GTGGCTCTCATGGTGGCAGCTGAATTCTGGGAGCAGGGAGATCTGGAAAGGACTGTGCTAGATCAACAACCCATT CCCATGATGGACAGAAACAAGTCGGATGAACTTCCGAAGATGCAGTGTGGTTTCATTGACTTCGTGTGCTCGTTTGTATACAAG GAATTTTCAAGGTTCCACAAAGAGATCACTCCTATGTTTGATGGCCTGAACAACAACAGGGTCCACTGGAAGGAACTGGCTGATATTTACCAAGCAAAAGTAGACGCTTTGGAGAACGAACGGAAGCGACTAGAAGAGGAGCAGGCTAAAAAAG CTGGTGGTGAGGATGGAGGTGAGGGAGGAAAATCCAAAACCTGCACCATATTTTAA